From a region of the Mercurialis annua linkage group LG1-X, ddMerAnnu1.2, whole genome shotgun sequence genome:
- the LOC126665429 gene encoding arogenate dehydratase/prephenate dehydratase 1, chloroplastic: MALRAAGSLWFSPLRPYGNLGGSDLGNGRWGFGLDLNCNWECCCSAVLAQRAIIPVDDDKPVVESRPAIDKLQDTRSTVFHKDLNLLPKPLSASDLSSSGDNGTKVRVAYQGMAGAYSEAAALKAYPKCETVPCEHFEAAFKAVELWLVDKAVLPIENSVGGSIHRNYDLLLRHRLHIVGEVQMAVSHCLLGLPGVQKEELKQVLSHPQALSHCEMTLSKLGVLRVSTDDTAGAAQMVATGGSREIGAIASARAAEIYGLDILAEKIQDDGENVTRFLILAREPIIPRTDKSYKTSIVFTLEEGPGVLFKALAVFALRGINLTKIESRPQKNRPLRVVDDSNKGSAKYFDYLFYIDFEASMAEARAQSALGHLQEFASFLRVLGCYPMDTIF; the protein is encoded by the exons ATGGCTTTGAGGGCTGCCGGATCCCTTTGGTTTAGCCCATTAAGGCCTTATGGGAACTTAGGTGGCTCAGATTTGGGGAATGGGAGATGGGGATTTGGCTTGGATTTGAATTGTAATTGGGAATGTTGTTGTTCTGCTGTTTTAGCTCAGAGAGCTATTATTCCTGTTGATGATGACAAGCCTGTGGTGGAGTCTCGTCCAGCTATTGATAAGCTTCAGGACACTCGCTCTACTGTTTTTCATAAGGATTTGAACCTTCTTCCTA AACCTTTATCAGCATCAGATCTTTCTTCTTCTGGTGATAATGGTACAAAAGTACGGGTTGCTTACCAG GGAATGGCAGGTGCATACAGTGAGGCTGCGGCACTAAAAGCATACCCCAAATGTGAAACTGTCCCATGTGAACATTTTGAAGCCGCATTCAAG GCAGTTGAACTATGGTTAGTGGATAAAGCAGTCCTCCCCATTGAGAATTCAGTGGGGGGAAGCATCCACCGTAATTATGACTTACTCCTTCGCCATAGGCTGCATATAGTTGGAGAAGTGCAGATGGCAGTCAGTCATTGTCTGTTGGGATTGCCTGGTGTACAAAAAGAGGAGCTGAAACAAGTGTTGAGCCACCCTCAG GCACTTTCTCACTGTGAAATGACATTGAGCAAGTTAGGTGTTTTGAGAGTTAGTACTGATGACACTGCAGGTGCTGCTCAG ATGGTAGCTACTGGTGGCAGCAGAGAGATTGGCGCTATTGCAAGTGCTCGAGCAGCAGAAATTTATGGTCTCGACATCCTTGCAGAAAAAATCCAG GATGATGGCGAAAACGTTACCCGCTTTTTGATACTTGCAAGGGAACCTATTATTCCACGAACTGACAAATCGTACAAG ACGAGCATTGTTTTCACCCTTGAAGAAGGCCCTGGTGTTCTATTTAAAGCATTGGCAGTGTTTGCTTTAAGAGGCATTAATTTGACAAAG ATAGAGAGTCGTCCACAAAAAAATCGTCCTCTTAGAGTTGTTGATGATTCGAACAAGGGAAGTGCCAA GTACTTTGATTACCTCTTTTACATCGACTTTGAAGCTTCTATGGCAGAAGCTCGTGCTCAAAGCGCTTTGGGACATTTGCAG GAATTTGCGAGTTTTCTTCGCGTTCTTGGTTGCTATCCGATGGATACAATTTTTTAG
- the LOC126656075 gene encoding autophagy-related protein 8C-like, whose product MAKNSFKHELPLERRQAEASRIREKYPDRIPVIVEKAERTDVPDIDKKKYLVPADLTVGQFVYVVRKRIKLGAEKAIFVFVKNTLPPTASLMSSIYEDNKDEDGFLYMTYSGENTFGFHREQPSLST is encoded by the exons ATGGCTAAAAACTCATTCAAGCATGAACTTCCTTTGG aGAGGAGACAAGCTGAAGCTTCTCGCATCAGGGAAAAGTATCCTGATAGAATTCCT GTAATTGTAGAAAAAGCTGAAAGGACTGATGTTCCTGATATCGATAAGAAGAA ATACCTTGTGCCGGCTGATTTGACTGTGGGGCAGTTTGTCTACGTTGTCCGGAAAAGGATCAAGCTTGGTGCTGAGAAGGCTATATTTGTCTTTGTGAAGAACACTTTGCCTCCAACTG CTTCATTGATGTCTTCAATCTACGAAGACAACAAAGATGAAGACGGGTTTCTTTACATGACATACAGTGGAGAGAATACATTTGGGTTCCATAGAGAGCAACCGAGTCTATCTACTTAA
- the LOC126656070 gene encoding uncharacterized protein LOC126656070, giving the protein MSKTFSSSAPATAPLTIKPEHYSHSPVHYAVVLGDHTTLSRLVSSLPRLSDPSLIHNESDSLNQERVADKISGVLDRRDVPYRETPLHLAVRLNDLFAARALAAAGADVSLQNSAGWNPLQEALCRRSSEIASILLRLHHRSAWEKWRRRLPRVTAVLRRMRDFYMEISFHFESSVIPFVGKIAPSDTYKIWKRDANLRADTSLAGFDGLKIQRADQSFLFLGDGDQNYNVPSGSLLVLNRDEQKIFDAFENAGAPMSDSEISGFCSQTSVYRPGMDVTKAELVGRTNWRRQEKTESVGEWKAKVYEVHNVVFSFRSRKVANENDVAGSEQVLPLELDEDDDGFLVAENPSFAFNNNTNNDRRRHSSFVREEREWITVGRKSVDIIPSSSMSKPPRRSSVALAPTPPTKEKEYMKSLRPSIWLTEQFPLKTEELLPLLDILASKVKAVRRMRELLTTKFPAGSFPIKLAIPVVPTVRVIITFTKFVELPPTEQFYTPLSSPRHFGNVGGKSVENDTRSTGWLRRNDSQSASKRQQQEADPFAIPSGYKWSNADDKSNKLKKTKSVKKSK; this is encoded by the exons ATGTCCAAAACATTCTCTTCGTCGGCTCCGGCCACCGCGCCGCTCACGATTAAACCGGAACATTACTCTCACAGTCCTGTCCACTACGCTGTCGTTTTAGGTGATCACACTACTCTTTCGAGGCTTGTTTCTTCACTCCCTCGTTTATCCGATCCGTCTCTGATCCATAATGAGTCCGACTCACTCAATCAAGAACGAGTCGCCGATAAGATTTCTGGTGTACTTGACCGGAGAGATGTTCCCTACCGGGAAACGCCACTTCATCTCGCTGTACGGTTAAACGACTTATTTGCTGCGCGTGCACTCGCTGCTGCTGGCGCTGACGTGTCACTTCAAAATTCAGCTGGTTGGAATCCTCTCCAAGAAGCTCTATGTCGCCGGAGCTCTGAAATCGCTTCAATTCTCCTCCGTCTCCATCACCGCTCAGCCTGGGAGAAATGGCGCCGAAGGCTGCCACGTGTCACCGCCGTACTTCGCAGAATGAGAGACTTTTACATGGAAATTTCATTCCATTTCGAAAGCTCAGTCATTCCATTCGTCGGAAAAATCGCTCCGTCGGACACTTACAAAATCTGGAAACGCGACGCTAATCTTCGAGCCGACACTTCATTAGCTGGCTTCGACGGCTTAAAAATTCAACGAGCAGATCAAAGCTTCCTCTTCCTCGGCGACGGCGATCAAAACTACAACGTTCCATCAGGTTCATTGCTTGTACTCAACCGCGACGAACAAAAAATCTTCGACGCTTTTGAAAATGCAGGAGCTCCGATGAGCGACTCCGAAATTTCCGGATTCTGCTCACAAACAAGCGTTTACCGCCCCGGAATGGACGTTACAAAAGCGGAACTGGTCGGTCGGACAAATTGGAGAAGACAGGAGAAGACTGAGTCAGTCGGAGAATGGAAAGCTAAAGTATACGAAGTCCATAACGTCGTTTTCAGCTTCCGTTCACGTAAAGTTGCTAATGAAAACGACGTAGCCGGAAGCGAACAAGTTTTGCCGTTAGAATTAGACGAAGACGACGACGGATTCTTAGTAGCTGAAAATCCGAGTTTTGCATTCAACAATAACACTAATAATGACCGGAGAAGACATAGTAGTTTCGTTAGAGAAGAGAGGGAGTGGATAACCGTCGGTAGAAAAAGCGTCGACATAATTCCTTCGTCATCGATGTCAAAGCCGCCGAGGAGATCGTCGGTTGCTTTAGCGCCGACTCCACCGACGAAGGAGAAGGAATACATGAAGAGTTTACGGCCGTCAATTTGGTTGACTGAGCAATTTCCGTTAAAGACGGAGGAGTTACTGCCGTTACTTGATATTTTGGCAAGTAAAGTTAAGGCGGTGAGACGGATGCGAGAATTGCTGACTACGAAATTCCCGGCGGGGAGTTTTCCGATAAAG TTGGCGATTCCGGTGGTACCAACGGTGAGAGTAATAATAACATTCACAAAGTTCGTCGAGCTACCGCCAACTGAACAATTCTACACTCCACTTTCAAGTCCGAGGCATTTCGGTAACGTCGGAGGAAAATCCGTTGAGAATGATACAAGATCGACTGGCTGGCTGAGGCGAAACGACAGCCAGTCTGCAAGCAAACGGCAACAACAAGAAGCGGATCCATTTGCTATACCTAGTGGATATAAATGGTCAAATGCTGATGATAAATctaacaaattgaaaaaaactaAGTCAGTAAAGAAATCTAagtaa